Proteins from one Plasmodium gaboni strain SY75 chromosome 4, whole genome shotgun sequence genomic window:
- a CDS encoding putative ATP-dependent RNA helicase: MKSSFFINHLERFSKDEILRKENFDELVRIDIEENNKKIISFDNINDSNNNNNNNNNVDDIILKKEKKRKKKKIEQIRNTLSSNCRVIEINDDEEIKILDWNNIKSTKINEYIINSLITKFHFNNFLACQSNVLEYLLLYKYGSSCLKSGDIYIEVPTGLGKTLCYIISIIDYFLYKNENTLYCLILTATDELVNQIMNVINIFEIKNLKCMNIDMKNFHSNIYFDEIINHKKMLSDCNILVTTTKKFEGLFYSNEDIFMNLKFVIIDEVDKIVAYSQCNICSIVNSLTYIVKKHQNNCSNIYKPKYFLQKILVSATLCKVSDNLMSLDLYRPIFFYYILNYKRNEEFYFFTKNKYSKMYILIKLLLNHIPNKGDEDSSHTLYRYLTIYFSYNNNNNYSIKEYSRQLSNKVKKKILTNFLSQKVHILICNDNISRGLDTVNVNYVINFDMPKHYNVLTHRIGRLARYNSRRGTVYHFIKKSENIIMNKSAKQRNVNLIEQKRFKKNTLIDIKNNIMNLKKIVKNTIHMESKEKIKPHKFYSYDELIKLIGT; the protein is encoded by the exons atgaaaagctctttttttataaatcaCCTAGAGAGGTTTTCAAAGGATGAGATATTGAGGAAGGAAAATTTTGATGAGCTAGTAAGAATAGATattgaagaaaataataagaaaataataagttttgataatataaatgatagtaataataataataataataataataatgtgGATGATATAATTCTGAAGAAAGAGAAAAAGaggaaaaagaaaaaaattgaaCAAATTCGGAATACTTTAAGTTCGAATTGTAGAGTTATAGAAataaatgatgatgaagagattaaaatattagattggaataatataaagagtactaaaataaatgagtatataataaatagTTTAATTACTaaatttcattttaataatttcttaGCTTGTCAATCTAATGTTTtagaatatttattattatataaatatggaTCAAGTTGTTTAAAAAGTGgtgatatatatatagaagTACCTACAGGGCTAGGAAAAACTTTATGTTATATCATAAGCATTattgattattttttgtataaaaaTGAGAATACATTATATTGTTTAATATTAACTGCTACAGATGAATTAGTAAATCAGATTATGAATgtaattaatatttttgaaattAAGAATTTAAAATGTATGAATATTGATATGAAAAATTTCCATTCCAATATATATTTCGATGAAATAATtaatcataaaaaaatgttaagTGATTGTAATATTCTTGTAACAACTACAAAAAAGTTTGAAGGCTTATTTTATAGTAATGAggatatatttatgaattTAAAGTTTGTAATTATTGATGAAGTTGATAAAATTGTAGCTTATAGTCAATGTAATATATGTTCTATAGTAAATTCATTAACATATATAGTAAAAAAGCATCAAAATAATTGTTCAAATATCTATAAACCTAAATATTTTCTACAAAAAATTCTGGTATCAGCAACACTGTGTAAAGTTTCTGATAATCTAATGTCTTTAGATTTGTATAGAcctatttttttttattatatcttgaattataaaagaaatgaggagttttattttttcacaaaaaataaatattcaaaaatgtatatattgATAAAGTTATTATTGAACCATATACCAAACAAAG GAGATGAAGATTCGTCACACACCCTATACAGATATCTTACGATTTATTTTAGttataacaataataacaatTATTCAATTAAAGAATACAGTCGGCAGTTATCAAATAAGGTGAAGAAAAAAATCCTGACCAATTTCCTTAGTCAGAAAGTGcacatattaatatgtaatGACAATATATCTAGAGGATTAGATACAGTGAATGTAAATTATGTGATAAATTTTGATATGCCAAAACATTACAATGTGTTGACACACAGAATAGGGCGACTGGCaag ATATAATAGCAGAAGGGGCACAgtatatcattttattaagaagagtgaaaatataattatgaacAAGTCAGCAAAACAAAGAAATGTCAACTTAATCGAACAAAaaagatttaaaaaaaatactttaatagatataaaaaataatataatgaatttaaaaaaaatagttAAAAATACTATACATATGGAAAGCaaggaaaaaattaaaCCTCACaaattttattcttatGATGAGTTAATCAAATTAATAGGCACATAA
- a CDS encoding hypothetical protein (conserved Plasmodium protein, unknown function), with product MKNYLVIACLFVLWCEKLKDLNFLNWEKEQNFFYANNDNLLRRILNNVEKNKDRTNVDKSKVVDMNEGKLVTLDKETKEENILKNIFFENIMFDQINDENLKIDRKEKNIDEEKKNIDEEKKKQKQNELIKDTTIDNDFYSYTNDLITLHKKKLKEEKNFVMIKEFVKFLSSREENVLISNVNFFLKRIFNLILREKIITGMCPDEQNEETEKLERKENIDVIKKEDSKNYQDKEKNKETTHDGTTNYDGKEKNDDGKDNYLEYLKKNRNCNLNKKLKIIDCNKNSLNCFFSNIKNEEFYKAQDLFKYYISLERMLKSSSIRSKTDRISKYFTFYPVSLDKEYYEEKINNDVFLEAVRSILFDSHEGNKKNKKKIFSSFIIVVDTLISLIKEEKVVNEMYMFIHLFFQDLNLLNKKILDILLKSSFNPGTPYYIPDFNKQNFEFILSKIYTKYVLNNLLNRKFNNQDTINMSQFLNNKIKPFNFSFIENNVHLLKNQSVPIKDDDLLISEENLCKYIPIKKKLLYEKLNKTRQAAEEAILDYIFRLLLR from the exons ATGAAAAACTACCTGGTGATTGCCTGTTTGTTTGTCTTGTGGTGTGAAAAATTAAAGGATTTAAACTTTTTAAACTGGGAGAAGgaacaaaattttttttatgcaaataatgataatttattaagaagaatattaaataatgtagaaaaaaataaagacAGAACAAATGTTGATAAATCCAAAGTAGTTGATATGAATGAAGGCAAACTTGTTACATTAGACAAAGAGACGAAGGAAGAAAatattcttaaaaatattttttttgaaaatataatgtttGATCAAATAAACGATGAAAACCTAAAAATTGACagaaaggaaaaaaatatagatgaagagaaaaaaaatatagatgaagagaaaaaaaaacaaaaacaaaatgaattaaTTAAAGATACTACAATTGATAATGATTTCTATTCATATACTAACGATTTGATTACTCTgcataaaaaaaaattaaaagaagaaaaaaattttgttatGATCAAAGAATTTGTAAAATTTTTATCTAGTCGAGAAGaaaatgtattaatatCTAATGTgaacttttttttaaaaagaatatttaatttGATATTGagagaaaaaataattacTGGAATGTGTCCTGATGAGCAAAATGAAGAAACAGAAAAGCTTGAAAGGAAAGAAAATATTGATGTGATAAAAAAAGAGGACTCCAAAAATTATCAAgacaaagaaaaaaataaggaaACAACACATGATGGTACCACAAATTATGATGgcaaagaaaaaaatgatgatggCAAAGATAACTATTTAGAATACTTGAAAAAAAATCGAAATTGTAATTTGAATAAAAAACTCAAGATTATAGATTGTAATAAGAATTCTCTAAACTGTTTCTTCTCAAAcattaaaaatgaagaattttataaagctcaagatttatttaaatattatatatcattagAAAGAATGTTAAAGAGTTCTTCTATTCGATCTAAAACAGATAGAATATCgaaatattttacattttatCCAGTTTCCTTAgataaagaatattatgaagagaaaataaataatgatgtCTTTTTAGAAGCAGTTAGaagtatattatttgattcacatgaaggaaataaaaaaaataagaaaaagatTTTTTCTAGCTTTATAATAGTTGTAGATACATTAATATCtttaataaaagaagaaaaagtAGTAAATGAAatgtatatgtttattcatttattttttcaagatttaaatttattaaataaaaaaatattagacattttattaaaaagttCTTTTAATCCAGGAACACCATATTATATTCCAGATTTCAATAAGCAAAATTTTGAATTCAttttatcaaaaatatatacaaaatatgttttaaataatttattaaatagGAAATTTAATAATCAGGATACTATAAATATGTCTCAGTTTttaaataacaaaataaaacCTTTCAATTTTAGttttatagaaaataatgtGCACCTGTTAAAGAATCAGAGTGTTCCTATAAAAGATGATGACCTTTTAATAAGCGAAGAAAATTtgtgtaaatatatacctatcaaaaaaaa ATTATTATATGAGAAACTTAACAAGACGAGACAAGCTGCAGAGGAAGCTATACttgattatatatttagaCTTTTGTTGAGAA
- a CDS encoding 6-cysteine protein, whose translation MRGVILCLALLFWREAWVSSKSHRCDFTEEEYLLSDKNKVYCEIDAKPFDDITFICPNKTGALCFDSVNTSESTDEDKMNSSKMSIQHILYGSVVYGNTLLVSPYVKSNISFFCFCNLDIVTIQKFLKVNRFLKEKDELHKSDMMKELKEGEVINEKYDEHLYKALNRLKKMKDLSNFYNNESQNNSELKLPDFLNIPQDILNNDSYKNAPTGSNNNNNNNGDNVIVDDVTQKKIISKYGIMRVSVHSNNNVIKGCDFGTNIYNYFAQQFPSQDNLNNKVCKLQAKPGELVGFKCSFDGKDNIEPANCFDKVLYDNKETDLKTLIPGYISFKNKHSSKYPYYLKIPHYVKQQYTIQCKCKLSRTYNDYYTFELDIQPGESEVINKSFNTS comes from the coding sequence atgagaggtgttattttatgtttagCTCTCCTTTTTTGGAGAGAAGCATGGGTATCAAGTAAGAGTCATCGATGCGATTTTACAGAGGAggaatatttattatctGATAAGAATAAAGTATATTGTGAAATAGATGCTAAACCTTTTGATGatattacttttatatGTCCTAATAAGACAGGTGCATTATGTTTTGATAGTGTAAATACATCTGAAAGTACAGATGAAGACAAAATGAATTCATCAAAAATGTCGATacaacatatattatatggTTCAGTTGTTTATGGTAATACTCTTTTAGTATCTCCTTATGTTAAATCcaatatttcttttttttgtttttgtaATTTGGATATTGTGACTATacaaaaatttttaaaagttAATAGATTCTTAAAAGAAAAGGATGAATTACATAAATCAGATATGATGaaagaattaaaagaaGGTGAAGttattaatgaaaaatatgatgaacatttatataaagcATTAAATagattaaaaaaaatgaaagatctttcaaatttttataataatgaatcTCAAAATAATTCCGAATTAAAACTACCagattttttaaatattccacaagatatattaaataatgatagtTATAAAAATGCTCCCACAggtagtaataataataataataataatggaGATAATGTTATTGTTGATGATGTAACacaaaagaaaattatttctAAATATGGAATCATGAGAGTTTCTGTTCATAGTAACAATAATGTAATAAAAGGTTGTGATTTTGGAActaatatttataattattttgcTCAACAATTTCCTTCTCaagataatttaaataataaagttTGTAAACTACAAGCTAAACCTGGAGAATTAGTTGGATTTAAATGTTCCTTTGATGGTAAAGATAATATCGAACCAGCTAATTGTTTTGATAAAgtattatatgataataaagaaaCAGATTTAAAAACATTAATTCCAGgatatatttcttttaaaaataaacatagTTCTAAATATCCATACTATTTAAAAATACCACATTATGTTAAACAACAATATACTATTCAATGTAAATGTAAATTAAGTAGGACATATAATGATTACTACACATTTGAATTAGATATACAACCTGGAGAAAGTGAAGTCATTAATAAATCTTTTAACActtcataa
- a CDS encoding dipeptidyl aminopeptidase 3, which produces MILIFSFCLINILFLNFIKCDIPVHCLSRHVEGKWEIHLGLLKKKKNSKQKSIEGVTWNDRVVGDIKEDEQKGNHNNDNNNNNDNNNDNNNDDDDDNYDYQCGYKRPDNADYHDNLNPEKEDTKKRFEEKDKRFIVFNKDRSLNILKENDEINYSYSGHWKIIYDEGLYIEVYKENESKEVYFSFFKFKQIGDISYSYCNSLIMGVVNKYSLDNNIWNMSYEENIEENITTDDKNNNIHFIQDEKKSIFNINDNNKEINSNISHIYMLRKNVTFLKMENNKTNKPKRKRKKIKEKIIITKGNNNNNNNNTNLIRNDDNYNKMVKEKNFFELIDYYNDNYINSDHLQIQKYCWYAKKVEKNSEQPTNKIPIQSISPLSVNADEYNKIYNEKKKNNIIKKYENNNVSILNNLQDNIIHLRTNKNIFTKYNKGLLIMNNNNNKYEKRNSLFYKYKDKNINLKNFNWYNKEDIKMRLGHYIKILDDAIDQKDCGSCYANSAAFIINSRIRIKYNYIKNIDSLFFSNEQLIYCDIFNQGCNGGYIYLSLKYAYENFLYTQKCFQKYKNKNMYHNNGDDFEYFNELQSVHDNSLLCDTFNVFKMKHEQNKRNKIKIKQQISMDTTNDSNNDEEYKKKNDHNGHLLLLSSSSYEVKDDNKKNNKINNIQTNNKINNNSNISEDVLNENYILIDQDKYNNNINTYDISKLNSCDVKINISKFEYLDIQNEEELKKYIYYNGPVAAAIEPSTEFIGYKKGIISGNYIKMQDGNKNNAYIWNKVDHAVVIVGWGQDTFHNFIKKNNLSKEQIKNLSKIIENNNNNNNNHNIIKYWKVLNSWGVNWGNKGYFYILRNNNSFNIKSYILACDVNLFVKQQ; this is translated from the exons ATgattttaatattttcattttgtttaattaatatattatttttaaattttataaaatgtgATATTCCTGTTCACTGTTTAAGTAGACACGTGGAAGGGAAGTGGGAGATTCACTTGGGTCTcttgaaaaaaaaaaagaattcGAAACAAAAAAGTATTGAAGGTGTTACATGGAATGATAGAGTAGTAGGAGATATAAAGGAAGATGAACAAAAAGGAAACCACAAcaatgataataataataataatgataataataatgataataataatgatgatgatgatgataattatgATTATCAATGTGGATATAAAAGACCTGACAACGCTGATTATCATG ATAATTTAAACCCAGAGAAGGAAGACACTAAAAAACGAtttgaagaaaaagataaaagATTTATCGTGTTCAATAAAGATAGATCATTAAACATTTTGAAAGAGAACGACGAAATTAATTATTCCTATAGTGGTCATTggaaaataatttatgatgaaggattatatatagaagTATATAAAGAGAATGAAAGTAAAGAAgtttatttttctttttttaagttTAAACAGATAGGTGACATTTCTTATAGTTATTGTAATAGTTTAATTATGGGTGTTgttaataaatattctttagataataatatatggAATATGTCATATGAAGAGAATATAGAAGAGAATATAACAActgatgataaaaataataatatacattttattcaagatgaaaagaaaagtatttttaatattaatgataataataaagagataaatagtaatatatcacatatttatatgttaagaaaaaatgtaacttttttgaaaatggaaaataataaaacaaataaaccaaaaagaaaaagaaaaaaaattaaagaaaaaattataataactaaaggaaataataataataataataataatacaaatttAATACgaaatgatgataattataataagatggttaaagaaaaaaatttttttgaacttattgattattataatgataattatattaattcaGATCATTTACAGatacaaaaatattgttGGTATGCTAAAAAGGTGGAAAAAAATTCTGAACAACcaacaaataaaataccTATTCAGAGTATATCTCCTTTATCTGTTAATGCagatgaatataataaaatatataatgaaaaaaaaaagaataatataataaaaaaatatgaaaataataatgtctctattttaaataatttacaagataatattatacatcttaggacaaataaaaatatatttacaaaatataataaaggTTTACttattatgaataataataataataaatatgagaaaagaaatagtttattttataaatataaagataaaaatataaacttaaaaaattttaattggtataataaagaagatataaaaatgagATTAGGccattatataaaaatattagaTGATGCTATAGATCAAAAAGATTGTGGTTCATGCTATGCAAATTCAGCTGcttttataattaatagcagaataagaataaaatataattatataaaaaatatcgattctttattttttagtAATGAACAATTAATATACTGTGATATATTCAATCAAGGATGTAACGgtggatatatatatttgtctttaaaatatgcatatgaaaattttttatatacacaaaaatgttttcaaaaatataaaaataaaaatatgtatcATAATAATGGAGATGATTTTGAATATTTCAATGAATTACAAAGTGTTCATgataattctttattatgTGATACATTTaatgtttttaaaatgaagcatgaacaaaataaacgtaacaaaataaagataaaacAACAAATAAGTATGGATACAACTAATGATTCTAATAATGAcgaagaatataaaaaaaaaaatgatcATAATGGTCacttattattattatcatcatcatcatatGAAGTCAAggatgataataaaaaaaataataaaataaataacatCCAAACGAACaacaaaattaataataatagtaatattaGTGAGGATgtattaaatgaaaattatattttaatcGATCAAgacaaatataataataatattaatacatatgaTATTTCAAAATTAAATTCTTGTGAtgtaaaaattaatatatcaaaattCGAATATTTAGATATAcaaaatgaagaagaattaaaaaaatatatttattataatggACCTGTAGCAGCAGCTATAGAACCTTCAACTGAATTCATAGGATATAAGAAAGGAATTATATCAGGcaattatattaaaatgcaagatggaaataaaaataatgcTTATATCTGGAATAAAGTTGATCATGCTGTAGTTATAGTTGGATGGGGGCAAGATACCtttcataattttattaaaaaaaataatctatcaaaagaacaaataaaaaatttatcaaaaataatagaaaataataacaacaacaataataatcataatattataaaatattgGAAAGTATTAAATAGTTGGGGTGTCAACTGGGGTAATAAAggatatttttatatcctaagaaataataactcttttaatattaaatcatatatTCTAGCATGTGATGTTAATTTGTTTGTAAAGCaacaataa